CGCGCTACACGCTGAACCAGTCCACGCAGAACCAGCTGGGCGTCTACCTCCAGGACCAGCTGCGCATCGGCGACCGGCTGGGCCTGACGTTGAGCGGGCGTCATGACTGGGTGGGAATGGACGTGGACAACGAGCTCGCGCCCACGTCCAACTACGACGGCAGCGAGAGCGCCTTCAGCGGCCGCGCGGGTCTGCTCTACCGGTTCGACAGTGGCTTCGCGCCGTACGTCAGCGTCTCCAAGTCGTTCAACCCGGTGGCCGGGACGAAGTCGGACGGCTCGCTCTTCGAGCCGGAGAAGGGCCAGCAGCTTGAAGCGGGCGTGAAGTACCAGCCGGATGTGTTCCCGGTGCTGGTGGGCCTGTCGGTGTTCGAGCTGAAGCGTCAGAACTTCGTGACGACGGACGGCTCCTTCAACCAGCTGCAGATTGGCGAGGTCCGCTCGCGAGGCTTCGAGGTGGAGGCCAACGCCACGCTGCTGCGCGGGCTGAGCCTGATTGGCTCCGCGTCGCTGTACTCGCTGGAGATCACCGAGGGCGCGGACTTCGAATTGGGCAAGCGCCCGGTGGGTGTGCCGGAGGTGCTGGCGTCGCTGTGGCTGGACTACACGTTCCAGGACGGAGCGCTGCGAGGCTTCGGCGCGGCGGCTGGCGTGCGCGGCGTGGGCAGTTCCTACGCGGACCGCGAGAACACACTGGAAGTGCCGGGCTTCACGCTGGTGGACGCGAGCGTGCACTTCGAGCGCGGCCCGTGGCGCGCGGCCATCAACGCCTCCAACCTGGGGGACAAGACCTACGTGTCCTCCTGCAGCTCCGCGACGGCCTGCTTCTACGGCGAGCGCCGCCGCGCGTCCGCCACGGTCGGCTACACCTGGTAGCCGCCGCAAGGACCTGAAGCCCTCTTGCATCCAAAGGGGCCCTCGCCTGGCACGTCTCCGCCAGCAAGGGCCCCAAGTCGTTTCCGGCGGCCACGCATCGAGATGCGGGAAGCACCACGGTCACGCGTTGGCGGAACTCCGCCCAAGCGCCAGGCCCGCATACACGCAGCTTGACCCCATGGGTGAGAAGGTGAGAACCCCATCGGGACGCCCCGCCAGCGGCGCACCGAAAAACCTGTCCGACAGTCGGACAGGTTTGAATGACCGCGGTGACCCGCCTCGTGCGGACGAACTTCCTGACGGTCCCCCATCGGACGGGCTTCGCCCTCCACCCGCAGCGCGGGGCACGCCGCTCCGGCCGGGCAACCGAAACCTGTCCGACTGCTTGACCAGTTTGGCCAGGAGGAGGACCACCGGCCCGCCCGAGCAGCACGAACCTGTCCGACTGTCGGACAGGTTTTGAAGTCCGTGGAGCGGGGGCGCCGCTCCGCCCGGGCAGCGGGAATCTGTCCGACAGGTTCGGAACTCCGTGGCTCAGGGAGTTGCTCCACTCCGCCCGGGCAGCGGAAACCTGTCCGACTGTCCGACAGGTTTGGCCCCCATGGCCCGGTGGCCCTTCCGCCCGGACAGCGAAAACCTGTCCGACTGTCCGACAGGTTTTGAGAGTCCGTGCCCAGGAGGAGTTCCTGCTCCGCCCAAGCATCAGGGACCTGTCCGACTCCGCCCGGGCAGCGAGAACCGGTCCGACTGTCGGACAGGTTTTGAGAGTCCGTGCCACGGAGGAGCCTCTGGTCCGCCCAAGCATCAGGGACCTGTCCGGCTGTCCGACAGGTTTGGAACTCGTTGGCCCGGGGGCCTTCCCCTCGGACAGCGGGAACCTGTCCGACAGTCGGACAGGTTTTGGAGGTCCGCTGCTCCGGGACTGCCTTCTCCCCATGCAGCACGAACTTGTCCGACTGTCGGACAGGTTTTGGAAGATTGCGCCCAGGGGGCGCCTCGGATGCGAGGTCGACCGCATGGGCACTTGGGGCCCTGGCGCGCATCATGCACCTCATGCCTCACAACCGCACAGCTGGGAAGTCTCTCTGGCGCCCGCCACGCTTCGCGGTCGCTCGGGCCTCACGCTTTGACGAGGGGCCCTTCAGGCGTGGCACCACCGGACACGGGCTCCGCTGTCTTCCGCCTGCGCAGGCCCCACGCGAGCCCACCGCAACCCAGCGCCATCGCGGCCAGGAACGCCTCCGCCATGAACACCGGGGGCAGACCGCGCGACAGCGCCGTGAACAGGTTCGCGTCCTGCGTCACGACGTCGCCCACCACCACCGCGCCGAACAGCACCGCGGCGGCCGCGGACAGGACGCTGCCCACCCGGCGTGACGCCCCTCGCGGCACGAGCGCGATAACGACTCCGAGCGCCCACGCGCCCAGGAACAGGCCGAACTCCCAGTCCGCCCGCCGCGCCATCGCCCACGGCAACACCCGGTTCGCGACGCAGTACACCGCCGTGCCGAACGCGAGCCCCGCGGACACGCCCACCGTCAGCCGCTCCAGCACGCGGTTGCCCCTCCGCGTGCGCAGCGGGTCCCGGCGCTCCAGCCAGATGAGGTTTCCCGTGACGAGCACCGCGCACATCGCCAGCGAGAGCAGCGCGTAGAGCGGCTTCATCAGCGCCTCCGCGAACCGGCCCGCGTGCAGGTCGAAGAGCAGCCGCTCGAAGGTGAAGTTCGGCGTGCGGGATTCCACGCTCGACCCGAACGTCTCCCCGCTCACGCTGTCCACGTGCGCGAAGTGGTCCGGCCCCAGCGGGGCCAACTGGAAGTACACACCCGCCCAGCCGCGCGCATCGCCGTAGTCGTGAAGCTCCACGTAGCGGGGCGTGCCCTCCGCGCCCGGCACCGACGCGCGCGCCCGCTCCACCACCGTGTCCAGCGACAACATGGGCGCGTCCTTCCCCGCAGACTCCCGCACGGGCACGCTGTAGCCGCGCAGCTTCGTCACCCGGTCCGCCTGCCCCCGGTACACCGTGCTCCCGAAGCCCTGGGCCGCAAGCCCCGCCAGGCACAGCACCGCCCCCGTCCACGCCAGCATCGCGGTGAACGGCAGCCCGAAGACGCCCAGCACCTTGTGCGCGTCCGACGCGGAGAAGCGCGGCTTCACCGTGGGCCGGAAGCGCCACCACTGCGCGCGCAGGTCCTTCAGGTGGATCCACAGGCCGCTGACCAGCGCCACCAGCAGCGCCACCGATACCAGCCCCGAGAACTCCATCCCCCAGGGCACCCGGTAGAAGAAGTGCATCCAGTACAGCTCGCTCGCCAGCCGGCTGCGCTCCGGCAACGCGGTGCCGGTGATGGGGTCCAGCCACAACACTCGCATCCCCGTGGGCTCGAAGAGATACGCGGTGATGAACCGCGTATCCTCGTGCGTGAGCATTCCCACATGAGAGCCACGCGGCAGCGGCCCCTGCTCCCGCACCCGCTCGAGCATCAGGTCGAACGACGGCGGTGACTCCGAGGGCGGCGCGACGTGGAGCGCGGGCTCCTGCCACACCTCCAGCTCCTCGCGGAACATCGCGAAGACGCCACAGAAGAAGATGACGAACAGGAACAGGCTGGCGATGACGCCCGCCCACGCGTGCAGGTCGAACTGGATGCGGAACGTCCGGGGCGACAGCTTCATCGCGGCCCTCGTACGAGCAGCGCGACGGCCACCGGCGCCACCACCGCCAGACACACGCCCCACGCCACCCGGCCATTCCTGGCCAGCGGCAGCGCGCACGCGAGCCCCACCCACACAGGCAGCACCACGTGGAAGCCCAGCGCGAAGGCCCATGGCCCCGGCACCGGCAGGAACGCCATCACCGCCGCCCCCACCGCGAACGCCGCGAGCGGAGCCCCCAGCACCGTCGCCAGCGTCCGCGCGACGGAGTGGTTCGCCGCCTTGTCACCTCGGCCCGCGCTCATCGGCCCACGCCCATCAGCGCCACCGGCACCAGCCCCACCACGCCACTCACCCACGCGAACGTGCGCGCACGCGAAGGCCGGGGCGGGAGCACCAGCACCAGCGCAGAGGCCGCCGTCATCGCCAGCACCAGCAGCACCAGCAGCCCCGCCACCCACCCGAAGTCGCCCACGCAGCACCCCAGCGACGCGAGCCCCGGCACGGCCGCGCTCCACCGCGCGCGGCCACCCACGCCCATCCACGACACCGCCGACACGCAGAAGCACAGCGCGGCGAGGCTCAACATCGCGTCCACCGCGCGACCCCGTCTCTTGGCTCAAAGTTGATAATGATTTGCATCCTCACGACTGCCCCCAGACCTGTCAAGGCAGGCCGAAAGGCACCCGTGCTCACGGTGCGAGCGTCGACGCACGAACACCGTGCGCGCACCGCGCTTCCAGGCAATGCCGCGCTCCGGATGATGGCGGGAGGAGCGAAGCCGGGACCTTGAAGGGAAGCTGTCACTGCGGTGCGGTTCGACGCGGTTCGAGGTGATGCCAGAGGTGTGGCTGCGGGACGTGGTCGGACATTCCTGTCTGGGAGAACAACGCGCCCGTGCCAGGCCAGTTCAAGGTCGGCCTCAACCTCTGGTAGCCGTCAGAGGCGCGGGGCCGGAGCGCGGGCCTCCGGGAAGTCGGTGGACACGGAGAGGTCCTTCCACTTCTGGTCCTCCGCCTTGAGTGCGTCCAGCTTCTGCTGGGACAGCTCGAACGCGTCGCTGCCCAGCACCAGGTGCAGCGGCGGCGACGCCATCTCTGCCACCTGGAGCAGCACCTGCGCCGCGCGGTCCGGGTCTCCCGGCTCCTTGCCCGTCCGCGAACGCATGTGCTGCGCGACCACGCCCACCGTGGGCGCGTACTCCGGCCGGAAGTCCGGAATGGTCATGGACGCGCCCGCCCAGTCCGTGCGGAAGCCGCCCGGCTCCAGCACCGTCACCTTCACGCCGAAGGGCGCGGTCTCCCTGGCCAACACCTCCGACAAGCCCCCCACCGCCCACTTCGCGGCCTGATACGCGCCCAGCCCCGGCGTGGACAGGCGGCCTCCCACGGACGACACCTGGATGATGTGCCCGGAGCGCTGCTCGCGGAGCACCGGCAGCGCGGCCCTGGTGACGTTCAGGACCCCGAAGAGGTTTGTGTCGAGCTGCGAGCGGAAGTCCTCGTCCGTCACCTGCTCGATGGGCGCGAGGCTGCCGTAGCCCGCGTTGTTCACCACCACGTCCAGTCGGCCGAACGCCTCCACCGCGGTCCGCACCGCGGCCCTCGCCTGCTCGGGGTTCGTCACGTCCAGCGCCACCGCGCGGACCCGCTCCCCGTAACGCTCCACCAGGGAAGCCAGCTGCTCCGGCTTGCGCGCCGTGGCCACCAGCCGGTGCCCGGCCGCCAGCACGGCCTCCGCGAAGCTGCGTCCCAGGCCTCGGGAAGAGCCGGTGATGAGCCAGATACGGGACGTCTCAGGGGTCGCACTCATGGCGGGGAATCCTTTCAACTAACCAGTTGGTTACATGGATATATTGGCCCTCCTGACAGGGTGCAACCCGGAATGGGCTGGGGCATGGTGGGCGGGCATGGCTGGAGACGCGCAGAAGACCCGGCAGCGCCTGTTGGAGGCAGCCGCGGCGGAGTTCTCGGAGAAGGGCATCGCGGGCGCGCGCGTGGACCGCATCGCGGCGGCGGCCGGCTGCAACAAGGCGCTCATCTATTCGTACTTCGGCAGCAAGGAGCAGCTGTTCGACGCGGTCTTCGAGGCGCACGTGGCGGAGGTGGCGCGCGAGACGCCCATCGACGCGGCGGACCTGCCCGCCTACGCGGGGCGGCTGTTCGACGGCTTCC
This DNA window, taken from Corallococcus coralloides DSM 2259, encodes the following:
- a CDS encoding oxidoreductase — encoded protein: MSATPETSRIWLITGSSRGLGRSFAEAVLAAGHRLVATARKPEQLASLVERYGERVRAVALDVTNPEQARAAVRTAVEAFGRLDVVVNNAGYGSLAPIEQVTDEDFRSQLDTNLFGVLNVTRAALPVLREQRSGHIIQVSSVGGRLSTPGLGAYQAAKWAVGGLSEVLARETAPFGVKVTVLEPGGFRTDWAGASMTIPDFRPEYAPTVGVVAQHMRSRTGKEPGDPDRAAQVLLQVAEMASPPLHLVLGSDAFELSQQKLDALKAEDQKWKDLSVSTDFPEARAPAPRL
- a CDS encoding PepSY-associated TM helix domain-containing protein, translating into MKLSPRTFRIQFDLHAWAGVIASLFLFVIFFCGVFAMFREELEVWQEPALHVAPPSESPPSFDLMLERVREQGPLPRGSHVGMLTHEDTRFITAYLFEPTGMRVLWLDPITGTALPERSRLASELYWMHFFYRVPWGMEFSGLVSVALLVALVSGLWIHLKDLRAQWWRFRPTVKPRFSASDAHKVLGVFGLPFTAMLAWTGAVLCLAGLAAQGFGSTVYRGQADRVTKLRGYSVPVRESAGKDAPMLSLDTVVERARASVPGAEGTPRYVELHDYGDARGWAGVYFQLAPLGPDHFAHVDSVSGETFGSSVESRTPNFTFERLLFDLHAGRFAEALMKPLYALLSLAMCAVLVTGNLIWLERRDPLRTRRGNRVLERLTVGVSAGLAFGTAVYCVANRVLPWAMARRADWEFGLFLGAWALGVVIALVPRGASRRVGSVLSAAAAVLFGAVVVGDVVTQDANLFTALSRGLPPVFMAEAFLAAMALGCGGLAWGLRRRKTAEPVSGGATPEGPLVKA